The genomic DNA GGCACGGTCCACATGCTCGGAGCCCAGGACCTCCCGGCGTACGGCCATACCCTCGTTGTACACGTCCTGCCGGCTCTTGTGTCCGTCTGCAATCACGGTGTTATTTCCCTTCCGGATACTGGGTGCCAAAGAAATCCTTCAGCAGGTCGGCGGTCCGTCCCGGCTGCTCGACCGGGACCAGGTGGGCGGCGTCCTCAACGACGGCGGCCGTTCCGTTGGTAACCCGGTCCGCGATGAGCTCCGCGAACGACGGCGGGGTGACAACGTCCTGCGCACCGGCCACGGCAAGCACGGGGACGGTGATATCAGCGAGACGGCCGCGGACGTCGAAGCCGGCCAGCGCGGAACAGCAGAAGGCGTAGGAGAAGCGGTCCGCGTTCTGCAGGGAGTGCAGCAGTGCGGACGCCGCAGCGGGTTCGCGTTCCATAAATCCGGGGGCGAACCAGCGCTGGCCGGAGCCGACCACCTGGGTGGGGGTGCCCTGGACCCTGACGGTTTCGCCGCGCTCTGCCCAGCCGTCGGCGTCGCCGATTTTGGCTCCGGAGCACAGCACTGCCACGGCCTGGAAGAGTTCGCCGTGGTCCAGCGCCAGCTGCAGCCCAACGGCACCGCCCAGCGAGACACCGGCGTAATAGACCGGTGCTTCAGGGGCAATATCGCCTGCGTTCCGGGCCCCGTTGACCAGATTGGCGACGCCGGCGGCCAGGTCTTCCACGCTGAAGGCACCGGCGGCGGCGGGGCTGGCACCGTGGCCGGGCAGGTCCCAGCCGATGACGGTGAAGGTGTCCAGGGCAGCTGCCGTCCGGCTCC from Arthrobacter zhangbolii includes the following:
- a CDS encoding alpha/beta fold hydrolase; protein product: MSVPAIKASRLSDAGPAAPVLVAGPSLGTAVTPLWSRTAAALDTFTVIGWDLPGHGASPAAAGAFSVEDLAAGVANLVNGARNAGDIAPEAPVYYAGVSLGGAVGLQLALDHGELFQAVAVLCSGAKIGDADGWAERGETVRVQGTPTQVVGSGQRWFAPGFMEREPAAASALLHSLQNADRFSYAFCCSALAGFDVRGRLADITVPVLAVAGAQDVVTPPSFAELIADRVTNGTAAVVEDAAHLVPVEQPGRTADLLKDFFGTQYPEGK